In the Sphingobacteriales bacterium genome, one interval contains:
- a CDS encoding TonB-dependent receptor: MKKLLVILFLISFALMTKGQIKLSGVVLDASTGQALPGANIRIENKLSGTFTGKDGSFELLLSSDSQVTLLISFVGYETLVRQINPAKSSRLRFELQPLAYLHDEIIIESTRLDEHFSAAVDNISKIKIKEINLGQDMPFLLQQSVSVVNTSDVGNGIGYTGIRIRGSDISRINVTLNGIPLNDAESHGVWFVDIPDLAGNVNNIQIQRGVSTSTNGAGSFGANINILTAELKEKPYAEYAISAGSFNTLKNTFSAGTGLISDAFTFDFKLSKQHTDGFIDRAFADLQSVFTTGAWYSKNSILRFTFISGDERTYQAWNGVPKVRLLNDTAGMKRYLDHWLISEKEYENLINSDPRTYNIYTYKNETDNYKQQHYQLHYSRKFQEKTHFNAAFHYTRGMGYYEQFKEGQKFSKYGLPDPVIGNDTISKTDLIRQKWLDNHFFGLVWSVSVNNRLSTWMIGGSANDYLGDHYGNIIWAEQAQTVPKDYQWYLNTGDKKEAAIFGKYSGFFSDKLIFYADLQYRFIHYSIDGIHDDLRDLSMEKSYHFVNPKTGLSINIDQKSKAYLSFGMASREPSRNEFRDADEHYNPLPEHLYDLETGYQFTSERFAVKPNLFFMYYKNQLVQTGKINDVGSPVMTNVPQSYRTGIEITAQFKFNKLIEYEYSIAISSNKIINFTEYVDDWDNGGQRTNFYKSTDISFSPKIVSSGTLNFTPLQNLKVMLLSKYVGRQFIDNTSNPENSLDAYFVNDLIFSYHFKTNKAISGDFSVKISNLLNHEYESNAWVYRYYFEGNYYSMDGYFPQAGRFYLASLTLKI, translated from the coding sequence ATGAAAAAATTATTGGTCATTTTGTTTCTGATTTCTTTTGCTTTAATGACTAAAGGACAAATCAAGCTATCGGGAGTGGTACTTGACGCATCAACCGGGCAAGCATTACCCGGTGCAAATATCAGAATTGAAAACAAGTTATCCGGTACTTTCACAGGAAAAGACGGAAGCTTTGAGCTGTTACTTTCTTCCGACAGCCAGGTTACACTGCTGATTTCATTCGTAGGCTACGAAACGCTGGTCAGACAAATTAATCCTGCAAAATCATCAAGATTAAGGTTTGAGCTTCAGCCACTTGCTTATCTTCACGATGAGATCATCATAGAATCCACCCGTTTAGATGAACATTTTTCTGCGGCTGTAGATAACATCAGTAAAATAAAAATCAAGGAAATAAATCTGGGACAGGATATGCCATTCCTGCTTCAGCAGTCTGTGTCGGTAGTGAATACTTCTGATGTGGGTAACGGTATCGGTTATACAGGCATTCGGATTCGCGGAAGCGATATTTCAAGGATAAATGTAACCCTCAACGGAATACCTCTCAATGATGCTGAATCTCATGGAGTCTGGTTTGTAGATATACCTGATCTGGCAGGAAATGTTAATAATATTCAGATACAAAGGGGTGTCAGTACTTCCACAAATGGTGCCGGTTCATTTGGAGCCAACATCAATATTCTGACAGCCGAACTGAAAGAAAAGCCCTATGCGGAATATGCCATATCGGCAGGCTCTTTCAATACCCTGAAAAACACTTTTTCAGCCGGAACAGGACTTATTTCGGATGCCTTTACTTTCGATTTCAAACTTTCAAAACAACATACAGATGGTTTTATCGACAGAGCTTTTGCCGACCTTCAGTCTGTGTTTACCACGGGAGCATGGTACTCAAAAAATTCCATCCTGCGGTTTACCTTTATCAGTGGTGACGAGAGAACTTATCAGGCGTGGAATGGAGTACCAAAAGTCAGGTTACTTAACGATACTGCCGGCATGAAAAGATACCTCGACCACTGGCTGATTTCTGAAAAAGAATATGAAAATCTGATTAATTCCGATCCAAGGACTTACAATATTTATACTTACAAAAACGAAACTGACAATTATAAGCAACAGCATTACCAACTCCATTATTCGAGAAAATTTCAGGAAAAAACCCATTTCAACGCTGCCTTTCATTATACCAGAGGCATGGGTTATTATGAGCAATTCAAGGAAGGACAAAAGTTTTCAAAATATGGCCTTCCTGACCCCGTAATCGGAAATGATACCATCAGCAAAACTGATTTGATACGTCAGAAATGGCTGGACAATCATTTCTTCGGGCTGGTGTGGTCAGTCTCGGTGAATAACAGACTAAGTACATGGATGATAGGTGGTTCGGCCAATGACTATCTGGGCGATCATTACGGGAACATCATCTGGGCAGAACAGGCTCAGACCGTTCCAAAAGATTATCAGTGGTATCTCAACACGGGTGATAAAAAAGAAGCAGCCATCTTTGGGAAATATTCCGGTTTTTTCAGTGATAAACTAATATTTTATGCCGATTTACAATACCGTTTTATTCATTACAGTATCGATGGCATACATGACGATCTGCGCGACCTTTCGATGGAAAAGTCCTATCATTTTGTCAATCCAAAAACAGGGTTGAGCATCAATATTGATCAGAAAAGCAAGGCATATCTGAGCTTTGGAATGGCAAGCCGTGAACCGTCCAGAAATGAGTTCCGTGATGCAGACGAGCATTACAATCCTTTGCCCGAGCATCTTTACGACCTGGAAACTGGCTATCAGTTTACCTCAGAAAGATTTGCCGTAAAACCTAACCTGTTTTTCATGTATTACAAAAACCAACTGGTTCAAACCGGGAAAATTAATGATGTCGGATCACCGGTGATGACCAATGTTCCCCAAAGCTACCGTACCGGTATAGAGATAACTGCACAGTTTAAATTCAACAAACTAATTGAATATGAATACAGTATAGCAATTTCCTCCAATAAAATCATCAATTTTACCGAATATGTTGACGACTGGGACAATGGCGGGCAACGCACCAATTTCTACAAATCGACAGACATTTCATTCAGCCCGAAAATTGTTTCTTCCGGAACACTAAACTTCACACCTCTGCAGAATCTGAAAGTGATGTTGCTTTCAAAATATGTTGGCCGTCAGTTCATTGACAATACTTCCAATCCTGAAAACAGCCTCGATGCCTATTTTGTTAATGATTTAATTTTCAGCTATCATTTTAAAACCAACAAAGCCATAAGTGGAGATTTTAGTGTGAAAATCAGCAACCTGCTTAATCACGAGTATGAAAGCAACGCCTGGGTTTACCGCTATTATTTTGAGGGTAATTATTATTCCATGGATGGCTATTTTCCGCAAGCCGGACGATTTTATCTCGCTTCCCTGACATTAAAGATTTAG
- a CDS encoding VWA domain-containing protein: MEELFKAFGKYFKEAEFNSFEFWIYPIGTILLIWLLTTIGLKIIPKGKSKLKTVFRIHSFWVCSALIVATIIISLICYWWATNYFSKNPLQLSLLISLFLSLLIPIIALLNLRSFYTTDDLKEVVDQPKTPMQAETIITFAKKAYRKKKLCFILLLTGFLFLLFSLNIGKNLISIVFDNSGSMESKNAIEALSETFDNLGNNNEILLTTLEGLGEFSSGGKNTINEIFAIKNYSQLQAGNVIYYADPISAKDGLNQITNQVWGSPICESIWKSYLYAKSTLANNSYKNKVLIVITDGDDNVGNSIPSSKFFFDDEEFAGYYSPDKTFIIDYSDGAINPFLQKFQDAGCETFIVTNTKQDYLDALDATLNSFKNNWYLVIWVIIITSILTLIALLIEPKKIV; this comes from the coding sequence ATGGAAGAACTTTTTAAAGCTTTCGGTAAATATTTCAAAGAGGCAGAATTCAACAGCTTTGAATTCTGGATATACCCAATAGGTACTATTTTGTTAATATGGTTACTCACTACAATCGGATTAAAAATAATTCCGAAAGGAAAAAGTAAACTAAAAACAGTTTTTCGCATCCATAGTTTTTGGGTATGTTCAGCATTAATTGTTGCAACTATAATAATTTCATTAATATGCTACTGGTGGGCAACAAACTACTTTTCAAAAAATCCTTTACAATTATCTTTGCTTATAAGTTTATTCCTATCATTACTTATACCTATCATTGCCTTACTGAATTTACGAAGTTTTTATACAACTGATGATTTAAAGGAAGTTGTTGACCAGCCCAAAACACCAATGCAGGCTGAAACCATTATAACATTTGCAAAAAAAGCATACCGCAAAAAGAAACTCTGCTTTATTTTATTATTGACTGGTTTCTTGTTTTTACTCTTTTCATTAAATATTGGAAAAAACCTAATTTCAATTGTTTTTGATAATTCCGGTAGCATGGAAAGTAAAAACGCTATTGAAGCACTTTCAGAAACCTTTGATAATTTGGGCAATAATAATGAAATCCTTTTAACTACATTAGAAGGTTTGGGTGAATTTTCATCTGGTGGCAAGAATACAATAAATGAGATTTTTGCAATAAAAAATTATTCTCAATTACAAGCAGGTAATGTGATTTATTATGCTGACCCTATTTCTGCCAAAGACGGATTAAATCAAATAACCAACCAGGTTTGGGGTTCACCAATTTGTGAATCAATATGGAAATCATATCTTTATGCAAAAAGCACTCTTGCAAATAACAGTTACAAAAATAAAGTTTTAATAGTTATTACTGATGGCGATGATAATGTCGGCAATTCGATCCCCTCAAGTAAATTCTTCTTTGACGATGAAGAATTTGCAGGTTATTACAGTCCTGATAAAACATTCATTATTGACTATTCTGACGGTGCAATAAATCCCTTTTTACAGAAATTTCAGGATGCAGGTTGTGAAACTTTTATTGTTACAAATACAAAACAGGACTATCTTGATGCTTTGGATGCAACGCTGAATTCTTTTAAAAATAATTGGTATTTAGTTATTTGGGTAATAATTATTACCTCAATTTTGACTTTAATTGCCCTTTTAATTGAACCTAAAAAAATTGTATAA
- a CDS encoding trypsin-like peptidase domain-containing protein, whose translation MLLGVTETIQENNRVSVLKKIRIITILFIVSILLPFLIYLFFNLGLITGKPAFNSDIQEPVAKVVTSTGVGTAFLISPTILLTARHVVENNKVGDEVELFFEQSKSKLNVKAKIKYISPSSVQPINGQVPMDYFLTDIAVLEAAEITEIEPLQLGESDAVNNLDEVILIGYPNGDYSISKGNINSDKFQGFNLFKLDATSNPGNSGGPCILKNDNTVIGILVGGSGPQYQGENIALKIDDVKRILDNAKISY comes from the coding sequence ATGCTTTTAGGTGTTACTGAAACAATTCAGGAAAACAATAGGGTTTCTGTTTTAAAGAAGATTAGAATAATTACGATATTGTTTATTGTGTCAATTTTATTGCCATTTCTTATTTACCTATTTTTTAATTTAGGTTTAATAACAGGAAAACCAGCATTTAATTCCGATATTCAAGAACCTGTTGCTAAGGTTGTAACATCAACAGGCGTAGGCACTGCATTTTTAATAAGTCCAACAATCTTATTAACTGCAAGACACGTTGTCGAAAATAATAAAGTCGGTGATGAAGTCGAATTATTTTTTGAACAATCAAAAAGTAAATTGAATGTAAAAGCTAAAATTAAGTATATCTCTCCTTCAAGTGTTCAACCAATAAATGGTCAGGTGCCAATGGACTATTTTTTAACAGATATTGCTGTTTTAGAAGCAGCAGAAATTACAGAAATAGAACCTTTACAATTAGGAGAATCGGATGCAGTTAATAATCTTGATGAAGTAATTTTAATCGGCTATCCAAATGGCGACTATTCAATAAGCAAAGGGAATATTAACAGTGACAAATTTCAGGGTTTTAATTTATTCAAACTCGATGCGACTTCAAATCCAGGGAATAGTGGTGGACCTTGTATTTTGAAAAATGACAACACAGTAATAGGAATTTTAGTTGGTGGTAGTGGTCCTCAATATCAGGGTGAGAATATTGCATTAAAAATTGATGATGTAAAAAGAATACTTGACAATGCAAAAATTAGTTATTAA